A window of Sphingomonas adhaesiva contains these coding sequences:
- a CDS encoding MOSC domain-containing protein: MELVDRVGVSPEGGIHGDFRGAMKRKPYKRQVTLIERGDWDAAMAEVGHTIGWEERRANLLVDGLDLPQTAGVRLRIGADVVLEVTRETDPCERMEALAPGLKAALLADWRGGACAQVIHGGWIAINDAIRIEES; this comes from the coding sequence ATGGAGCTCGTCGACCGGGTCGGGGTGTCGCCCGAGGGCGGCATCCACGGCGATTTCCGCGGCGCGATGAAGCGCAAGCCGTACAAGCGGCAGGTCACGCTGATCGAGCGTGGCGACTGGGACGCGGCGATGGCGGAGGTCGGCCATACGATCGGCTGGGAGGAGCGGCGCGCCAACCTGCTGGTCGACGGCCTCGACCTGCCGCAGACGGCCGGCGTCCGCCTGCGCATCGGCGCCGACGTGGTGCTGGAGGTGACGCGCGAGACCGACCCGTGCGAGCGGATGGAGGCGCTGGCCCCCGGGCTCAAGGCAGCGCTGCTGGCCGACTGGCGCGGGGGTGCGTGCGCTCAGGTGATCCACGGCGGCTGGATCGCGATCAACGATGCTATCAGGATCGAGGAATCATGA